One Coffea arabica cultivar ET-39 chromosome 5e, Coffea Arabica ET-39 HiFi, whole genome shotgun sequence DNA segment encodes these proteins:
- the LOC140006903 gene encoding uncharacterized protein gives MAIKQKPDESLRNFMTRFNTESLQIRDKDEKVVMAAFMNGLRAEELFYKLVEKPPGDLEELLTRAHAAANAEEAARLKRESDREVGDRRGRENPPENKDDPAKKNVFDRLSKEKAPAQPPLQEKGYNPLTRSRAQILAVLEAEGLGERPPKMGTPQNKRNQDRYCAFHRDVGHDTEGCWALRKEIEDLIQRSFLGRFVRQGRPSQEPGRTYRGDRGEGQRRDRPERRDVPRGNSPDLDTQNLAGVINTIAGGPTGGTTMQLRRTGGLLRRGTTP, from the coding sequence ATGGCAATCAAGCAGAAGCCGGACGAGTCCCTGAGGAATTTCATGACCCGTTTCAACACGGAGAGCTTGCAGATCAGAGACAAGGATGAAAAGGTGGTCATGGCCGCCTTCATGAACGGGCTCAGGGCGGAGGAGCTCTTCTACAAGCTCGTCGAGAAGCCTCCTGGAGACCTGGAGGAGCTCTTGACCAGGGCGCACGCAGCCGCTAATGCGGAGGAGGCTGCTCGCCTGAAGAGAGAGTCAGATCGGGAGGTCGGAGATCGGAGAGGACGGGAAAATCCCCCCGAGAACAAGGACGACCCGGCCAAGAAGAATGTTTTCGATCGACTTTCGAAGGAGAAAGCCCCCGCTCAACCGCCGCTTCAGGAAAAAGGCTACAACCCCCTAACTCGGTCCAGAGCCCAGATTCTGGCCGTTTTGGAGGCGGAGGGCCTAGGGGAACGGCCGCCTAAGATGGGGACACCCCAGAACAAGAGAAACCAGGACCGATACTGTGCCTTCCACCGTGATGTTGGGCATGATACGGAGGGGTGCTGGGCCCTGCGAAAGGAGATCGAAGATCTGATCCAGCGCAGCTTCCTGGGGCGATTCGTGCGGCAAGGTCGACCAAGCCAGGAGCCAGGACGCACCTACCGCGGAGATAGGGGCGAGGGCCAGCGTCGCGACCGCCCTGAGCGGCGTGACGTGCCTCGGGGCAATTCCCCTGACCTGGACACTCAGAACCTGGCAGGGGTGATTAACACCATTGCTGGGGGCCCTACGGGGGGGACAACCATGCAGCTCAGAAGAACAGGCGGCCTCCTCCGGAGGGGGACGACTCCCTGA
- the LOC140006902 gene encoding uncharacterized protein translates to MRLNPKKCTFGVRSEKFLGFLVSREGIRANPDKLQAIMDMAPPRNVKEVQRLMGRMAALNRFLSCSAVRGLPFFRILKVPKDFQWTEECQKAFTDLKAYLAELPALAAPEQGETLFLYLSACNEAVSEVLVREDRGVQRPIYYVSRALQGPETRYTPAEKLVLALVHAARKLRPYFQAHSIVVMTDQPLRQMLFLILRKLEVSDRMTKWAVELAEHDISYQPRTTIKAQALADFLVEGANLSVTEPSTLSKEARPEERWVLFVDGASSKEGSGAGLLLISPTGEELTYALRFDFSASNNEAEYEALLTGLRIAHQMGVTAIRARSDSQLVVHQVRGEYEAKEDIMKKYLAKVREAISLFDTFEIEREPRSQNKRADALSKLASSSFAHLNKEVLIRAAKYAYAEGTLYRRSYLSPWLKCVTPEEGDYVLREVHEGLCVAHVGSRVLAKKCLFLGYYWPSVFRDAAALVQKCRACQFAENPFWSWCAELGISQHIISVGHPQANGQVENANRTILQGLKTRLELAQSNWLDELSSVLWAYRTTPRIATNETPFSLTYGAEAVVPTEVGLPSSRTQNFVASANEEELRCNLDMLEAKREEAAIRMAKYKSQLARYHNAKGANAEAPSWACARGSPARPELGSDFRPMRTILGHVAARAPKGSKEQSRRGRGGSPSARDWGLFWAGFETYGGRTPKQGWNTIFPSARRAHQVSSVRGSSALLQESCLSNFGRACELGSFNNDEFADDEDGSNSDLESRSTRVTVASVEIAFSELEVTCNPCVETGIVGEEGVTDNSFTLEQDRIKSSSSSPDDSTIGA, encoded by the exons ATGCGGCTGAACCCGAAGAAATGTACCTTCGGGGTTAGGTCGGAAAAGTTTCTGGGCTTCCTGGTCTCCCGAGAGGGGATCCGGGCCAACCCGGATAAACTCCAGGCCATCATGGACATGGCCCCTCCGAGGAACGTCAAGGAAGTCCAACGGCTCATGGGGAGGATGGCTGCCCTGAATAGATTCCTCTCGTGCTCCGCGGTAAGGGGGCTACCCTTCTTTCGAATCCTGAAAGTACCTAAGGACTTTCAATGGACGGAGGAATGTCAGAAAGCCTTCACCGACCTAAAGGCGTACCTGGCCGAGCTGCCCGCTCTGGCTGCCCCGGAGCAGGGAGAAACCCTGTTCCTATACTTGTCTGCTTGCAACGAGGCCGTTAGCGAGGTTTTGGTGCGGGAGGACAGGGGGGTTCAAAGGCCAATATACTACGTCAGCCGTGCTTTACAAGGGCCGGAAACGCGGTACACGCCGGCGGAAAAATTGGTCCTTGCCTTGGTGCATGCCGCTCGGAAGCTCCGACCTTACTTCCAGGCTCACAGCATTGTTGTCATGACGGATCAACCCTTACGTCagatgttattcttg ATACTTAGAAAACTTGAGGTCTCGGACAGAATGACCAAATGGGCCGTTGAACTGGCCGAGCACGACATCAGCTATCAGCCTCGCACCACTATCAAAGCTCAGGCCCTAGCAGACTTCCTCGTCGAGGGAGCCAATTTGTCAGTGACTGAGCCGAGCACTTTGTCCAAGGAGGCCCGACCGGAAGAGCGGTGGGTACTATTTGTAGACGGGGCCTCAAGTAAGGAAGGGAGCGGAGCCGGCCTGCTGCTCATCTCGCCCACCGGGGAGGAACTAACCTACGCGCTTAGATTTGACTTCTCGGCATCCAACAACGAGGCAGAATACGAGGCTCTGCTGACCGGATTGCGGATAGCCCATCAGATGGGTGTAACCGCGATTAGAGCCCGGAGTGACTCCCAGCTCGTAGTCCACCAGGTTCGCGGAGAGTACGAGGCCAAGGAGGACATCATGAAAAAATACCTGGCCAAGGTACGGGAGGCGATCAGCCTGTTTGATACCTTCGAAATCGAGCGGGAGCCGAGATCACAGAACAAGCGTGCGGATGCCCTGTCAAAACTAGCGTCCTCCTCGTTTGCGCATCTGAACAAGGAAGTCTTG ATCAGAGCCGCTAAGTACGCCTATGCTGAGGGGACCCTCTACAGGAGGTCGTATTTGTCTCCCTGGCTAAAGTGCGTAACTCCCGAAGAGGGTGACTATGTCCTCCGAGAAGTTCATGAGGGCCTATGCGTGGCACATGTGGGATCTCGGGTGTTGGCCAAAAAGTGTCTGTTCCTGGGCTACTATTGGCCCTCGGTGTTTCGAGATGCCGCGGCACTAGTCCAAAAATGCCGAGCTTGCCAG TTCGCTGAGAACCCCTTCTGGAGCTGGTGCGCGGAGCTCGGGATCAGCCAACACATCATCTCGGTCGGTCATCCCCAGGCCAACGGCCAAGTAGAGAATGCTAATCGGACCATTCTGCAAGGGTTGAAGACTAGGCTGGAACTGGCCCAGTCTAACTGGCTAGATGAACTCTCTAGCGTCCTCTGGGCTTACCGCACTACGCCGAGGATAGCCACTAATGAGACCCCGTTCTCCCTGACTTATGGGGCGGAGGCGGTGGTGCCAACGGAGGTCGGCCTCCCCTCGTCTCGGACACAGAATTTCGTTGCGTCAGCCAATGAAGAAGAACTGAGGTGCAACTTGGACATGTTGGAGGCCAAGCGTGAGGAAGCGGCGATACGGATGGCTAAGTATAAAAGTCAACTCGCCCGCTATCATAACGCGAAG ggggctaATGCAGAGGCCCCGTCCTGGGCCTGTGCACGTGGCAGTCCAGCAAGGCCAGAGTTGGGCTCGGATTTCAGGCCCATGCGAACCATCTTGGGGCACGTCGCCGCTAGGGCTCCGAAGGGCTCCAAGGAACAATCTCGCAGAGGACGGGGAGGATCCCCCTCAGCGCGGGATTGGGGGCTATTCTGGGCAGGTTtcgaaacgtacggaggtcggactcccaAGCAG GGTTGGAACACGATCTTCCCATCAGCACGCCGAGCTCATCAGGTCAGCTCAGTCCGGGGAAGCTCAGCGCTTCTTCAAGAATCATGCTTATCAAATTTCGGGAGAGCCTGTGAACTGGGGAGCTTTAACAACGACGAATTTGCAGATGACGAAGATGGCAGTAACTCTGATTTAGAAAGTCGCTCAACAAGGGTAACAGTAGCATCAGTCGAGATAGCTTTCTCTGAACTCGAGGTTACCTGCAATCCTTGCGTCGAAACAGGGATTGTAGGGGAAGAAGGTGTCACAGACAACTCGTTCACCCTTGAGCAAGACAGGATCAAGTCATCTAGCAGCAGCCCGGATGACTCGACAATCGGAGCCTAA